A single region of the Colletotrichum destructivum chromosome 12, complete sequence genome encodes:
- a CDS encoding Putative protein kinase-like domain superfamily, with amino-acid sequence MEPNQKTQIDVFPAQNSLADTIATSHKARPKANKAATNDESHVQLKPKKKQDHVTNLDMTRTVVRSGHKHFSVRTPDIEWNSPWKHYRAEFELHDLGGSVTVAVRQRTLVHIRRLAVSESEDALSKLRRLRHQNIVQFIYAYMTKTYLYVVLECTTISLHQLAKCPIYPDEAQLGTIVGQVSSEEHSVKGPLMTDAICYVVSGLSFLEAHGFEHPSLGNFWRLQQSKIDILESNVSNQVANQQLCRPFESHKQQRVKALSPVVQLLMQKYCKESPGVDDLDRWPPDSAGFTFLIAIEWASSFNELQNVGVPRPLMFALFRDESSYSHLQHPLARHHDTHCLVGLLSLARVSVFPREYSCKT; translated from the exons ATGGAACCCAACCAAAAGACCCAAATCGATGTCTTTCCGGCGCAAAATAGTCTTGCAGATACAATTGCAACGAGTCACAAGGCACGCCCTAAAGCTAATAAGGCAGCAACGAACGATGAATCGCATGTACAATTaaagccgaagaagaaacaaGACCACGTCACAAACCTGGATATGACGCGGACCGTCGTTCGATCGGGACATAAGCACTTTTCGGTCCGCACGCCAGACATCGAATGGAACTCGCCCTGGAAGCATTACAGAGCAGAATTCGAATTACACGATCTCGGGGGTAGCGTGACGGTAGCGGTGAGACAACGAACGCTAGTCCATATCAGAAGACTGGCCGTGTCGGAATCAGAAGACGCTCTATCGAAGCTCAGAAGGCTCCGTCACCAGAACATTGTCCAGTTCATATATGCGTATATGACGAAAACTTACTTATACGTAGTACTTGAGTGCACGACAATCAGCCTGCATCAGTTGGCTAAATGCCCCATATATCCTGATGAAGCCCAGCTGGGTACGATTGTTGGGCAGGTAAGCTCCGAGGAGCATAGCGTCAAAGGACCATTGATGACAGATGCTATTTGCTATGTCGTGAGCGGTCTCAGCTTTCTAGAAGCCCACGGTTTTGAGCACCCCTCGCTGGGAA ACTTCTGGCGGCTGCAGCAGTCAAAGATTGATATTTTGGAGTCTAACGTCAGTAATCAAGTAGCAAATCAACAGCTTTGTCGGCCTTTTGAAAGCCACAAACAACAGCGTGTCAAGGCTCTCAGCCCCGTGGTTCAGCTTCTCATGCAGAAGTATTGCAAGGAGTCGCCAggtgtcgacgacctcgaccgctgGCCTCCCGATTCAGCCGGTTTTACATTCTTAATCGCAATCGAGTGGGCATCTTCATTCAATGAGTTGCAAAATGTTGGTGTCCCCCGCCCGTTAATGTTCGCTCTCTTCCGTGATGAATCTTCTTACTCACACCTTCAGCATCCGCTTGCGAGACATCACGACACCCATTGTCTTGTTGGTCTGCTTAGTTTGGCACGCGTTTCGGTTTTCCCAAGAGAGTATAGCTGCAAGACCTAG